CGGCGCCTTCATTTACGGTTCCCTAGTGTACCTGCTTGCCGTCTGGCAGAAAAACCTGTGCTCTGTCATCGTCATGCATGCGGTGGCGAATGCGCTGCTGGGATGGGCCGCGTTGGAATGGGGCAAATACGGACTGTGGTGAATCCGGCGTTTACAGAAAGGAACTTCTTGGGTACATAGGGCCGATGACTCCGGAAGAAGCGATAGAAATTTTGTGGGAATACCATCATGTGAAGCAGGAGCTGCGCCCGGCGGACCTCATCTTCATCCTTGGCAGCAATGACGTGCGGGTGGCGGAATATGCGGCGGAACTCTATGCTCGGAAGCTGGCTCCCCTCTTGCTCTTTTCCGGCGGGATGGGGCGTTTTACAGGGGAATGGGCCGTGCCGGAAGCGGAACTCTTTGCTGAGGCGGCCATGAAAAAGGGAGTGCCGGAAGACCGTATCCTCATTGAAAATAAATCTACCAACACCGGGGAAAACGTCCGCTTTTCCCGTACAATCCTGAAAAAGGCCGGCATCCCGGACCCTGCCAGCCTCATTGCCCTGCAAAAACCGTACATGGAGCGGCGTACGCTGGCTACGCTCCAGGCCCAGTGGCCGGAAGCGCAGGTGGCGGTCAGCTCCCCTCCCGTCACTTTCCGGGAATACTTGACCCCGGAACTGCCGCGGGAGCTGGTTGTCTCCGCCATGGTGGGGGACTTCCAGCGGATACTGGAATACCCCAGGCGCGGTTTTTCCACGGAACAACCTGTGACTCCGGAGGCGATGGAAGCCTTCCGCACGCTGGTGGAAGCTGGATATGACTCCCAGCTGCTCAAGGATGTGCCTCTCCCCTGGAATTCTTGAGAAGACACGCTTTTTGCTTTCACTGGCCGCTGATTGCGGTCATCAATACAACCCGCATAGCCAACCCAATTATAGATATTATCATGGCAGACAGAACCAATACAGATCCCGCCCGAATGGAGAAAATCGTGAGCCTCTGCAAAAGGCGGGGTTTCATCTTCCAGGCAGCTGAAATATATGGCGGTCTGAATGGTTGCTGGGACTACGGTCCCATGGGGGTGGAACTCAAGCGCAACCTCAAGGAATACTGGTGGCGCAAAAACGTGCAGGAGCGCGACGATGTGGTCGGCATGGACGGTTCCATCCTGACGCATAACTCCGTACTGGTGGCATCCGGCCATGTGGGCGGATTCTCCGACCCGATGTGCGACTGTCTGCTGACCAAGGAACGCCTGCGCGCCGACCAGGTGCCGGCCCAGAGCGGCATGGGATTTTTCTACACCGGAGCCGTTAAAAAGGACGGCTCCTGGAGCATGGAAAAGGAATACTCCGTGCTGGTGGACTCTGAAAAACAGGCGGACAAGGCCCGCAAGACCGCGGCCCAGTACTATGCCCAGCTAGCAGGCAAGGACGTCTCCCACAAGGAAATGGAACTGAAAGGCGAGCGAATGGAGGCCATAACGGACTCCACCATGTACAACCCCGCCAATGGTTCCCTGCTGACGGAAGCCCGTGAATTCAACCTCATGTTCAAGACGACCATCGGAGCCACCTCCGATGAAAACGATCCCAATGCCACTGGCTGGCTGCGCCCGGAAACGGCCCAGTCCATCTTCTGCCAATACAAGAACATCCTGGACAGCTCCCGCGTGAAGCTCCCCTTCGGGATCGCCCAGATCGGCAAATCCTTCCGCAACGAAATCAACCCGCGCAACTTCACCTTCCGTTCCCGCGAATTCGAACAAATGGAAATCGAATACTTCTGCCGGCCGGAAGACGGTCTGCGCCTGGTGGATGAATGGCTGGAACACCGCCTCTGCTTCTATGACGAAGTGGGCGTGCCGCGCGAACACATCCATATCCTGGACGTGCCGGATGGTGAACGCGCCTTCTATTCCAAGAAAACCTACGACCTGGAATATGAATTCCCGTTCGGCATTCAGGAACTGGAAGGCATTGCCTACCGCACGGACTATGACTTGAGCTGCCACCAGAAAGGCTCCGGCCGTCCGCTGGAATACTTTGACGAAGAAACTCGGGAAAAATTCATTCCCCATGTGGTGGAACCCTCCGCCGGGTGTGACCGCACCATTCTGGCCATCATCTGTGAAGCCTTTGATGAAGAAGAGCTGGTGGATGACAAGGGCAAGAAAGACGTCCGT
The genomic region above belongs to Akkermansia massiliensis and contains:
- a CDS encoding YdcF family protein is translated as MTPEEAIEILWEYHHVKQELRPADLIFILGSNDVRVAEYAAELYARKLAPLLLFSGGMGRFTGEWAVPEAELFAEAAMKKGVPEDRILIENKSTNTGENVRFSRTILKKAGIPDPASLIALQKPYMERRTLATLQAQWPEAQVAVSSPPVTFREYLTPELPRELVVSAMVGDFQRILEYPRRGFSTEQPVTPEAMEAFRTLVEAGYDSQLLKDVPLPWNS
- a CDS encoding glycine--tRNA ligase, with product MADRTNTDPARMEKIVSLCKRRGFIFQAAEIYGGLNGCWDYGPMGVELKRNLKEYWWRKNVQERDDVVGMDGSILTHNSVLVASGHVGGFSDPMCDCLLTKERLRADQVPAQSGMGFFYTGAVKKDGSWSMEKEYSVLVDSEKQADKARKTAAQYYAQLAGKDVSHKEMELKGERMEAITDSTMYNPANGSLLTEAREFNLMFKTTIGATSDENDPNATGWLRPETAQSIFCQYKNILDSSRVKLPFGIAQIGKSFRNEINPRNFTFRSREFEQMEIEYFCRPEDGLRLVDEWLEHRLCFYDEVGVPREHIHILDVPDGERAFYSKKTYDLEYEFPFGIQELEGIAYRTDYDLSCHQKGSGRPLEYFDEETREKFIPHVVEPSAGCDRTILAIICEAFDEEELVDDKGKKDVRTVLRFVPRMAPIKAAIFPLLKKNEEQVRIAREIEKTLQPWMPVFYDETGAVGRRYRRQDEVGTPFCITVDFETLGENDASLKDTVTIRHRDSMEQERVAIKDLLHWLIARVR